A window of the Scandinavium goeteborgense genome harbors these coding sequences:
- the dkgA gene encoding 2,5-didehydrogluconate reductase DkgA, protein MTHPTVIKLNDGNIMPQLGLGVWKASNEDVVTAIHKALEVGYRSIDTAAAYKNEEGVGTALASAGVARDELFITTKLWNDDQKRPAEALQESLDKLQLDFVDLYLMHWPVPAIDHYVEAWRGMIELQKQGLVKSIGVCNFQVNHLQRLIDETGVSPVINQIELHPLMQQRQLHSWNATHKIQTESWSPLAQGGEGVFDQTIIRHLAEKYSKTPAQIVIRWHLDSGLVVIPKSVTPTRIAENFDVWDFRLDKDELSEIAKLDQGKRLGPDPDQFGG, encoded by the coding sequence ATGACACATCCAACCGTAATCAAACTCAATGACGGCAACATCATGCCGCAACTGGGTCTCGGCGTGTGGAAAGCAAGCAACGAGGACGTCGTTACCGCCATTCATAAAGCGCTGGAGGTCGGCTATCGTTCTATCGATACCGCCGCCGCGTATAAAAATGAAGAGGGCGTGGGCACTGCATTAGCCAGTGCAGGCGTTGCGCGCGATGAGCTGTTCATTACCACCAAGCTGTGGAATGACGATCAGAAACGCCCGGCGGAAGCGCTCCAGGAAAGTCTCGATAAACTGCAGCTCGATTTTGTCGATCTGTATCTGATGCACTGGCCGGTCCCGGCTATCGATCATTACGTTGAAGCCTGGCGTGGGATGATTGAACTGCAAAAGCAGGGTCTGGTGAAAAGCATCGGCGTATGTAATTTCCAGGTGAACCACTTGCAGCGTCTGATTGATGAAACCGGCGTCTCGCCTGTCATCAACCAGATTGAACTTCATCCTCTGATGCAGCAGCGTCAATTGCATTCCTGGAACGCGACACACAAGATCCAGACCGAGTCGTGGAGCCCGCTGGCACAAGGCGGCGAAGGGGTTTTCGATCAGACCATTATTCGCCATCTGGCGGAGAAATACAGCAAGACACCGGCGCAGATAGTGATTCGCTGGCATCTGGATAGCGGGCTGGTGGTTATCCCGAAATCCGTTACGCCGACGCGCATTGCGGAAAACTTCGACGTGTGGGATTTCCGTCTGGATAAAGACGAACTGAGTGAGATTGCTAAGCTGGACCAGGGGAAACGGCTCGGGCCGGACCCGGATCAGTTCGGCGGTTAA
- the yqhD gene encoding alcohol dehydrogenase: MFNFNLHTPTRILFGKGAITELRAQIPADARVLVTYGGGSVKKTGVLDQVMTALNGLNVLEFGGIEPNPSYETLMNAVKIAREEKITFLLAVGGGSVLDGTKFIAAAAQYTDGVDPWEILQTGGSKIESALPMGSVLTLPATGSESNMGAVISRKTTGDKQAFMNPHVQPVFAILDPVYTYTLPPRQVANGVVDAFIHTVEQYVTYPVNAKIQDRFAEGILLTLVEEGPKALKEPENYDVRANVMWAATQALNGLIGAGVPQDWATHMLGHELTAMHGLDHAQTLAVVLPALWNEKRDTKRAKLLQYAERVWNITEGSEDARIDAAIAATREFFEAMGVPTRLSGYGLDGSSIPALLKKLEEHGMTQIGENQDITLEVSRRIYEAAR, encoded by the coding sequence GGGCGCAAATCCCGGCAGACGCTCGCGTCCTCGTCACCTACGGCGGCGGCAGTGTCAAAAAAACCGGCGTGCTGGACCAGGTCATGACCGCGCTGAACGGCCTCAACGTGCTGGAGTTTGGCGGCATCGAGCCAAACCCATCTTATGAAACGCTGATGAACGCGGTGAAAATTGCCCGCGAAGAAAAAATCACCTTCCTGCTGGCTGTGGGCGGCGGTTCCGTTCTCGACGGCACCAAATTCATCGCGGCAGCCGCGCAATATACTGACGGCGTTGACCCGTGGGAAATCCTGCAAACCGGCGGCAGCAAAATTGAAAGTGCTCTCCCGATGGGCTCCGTGCTGACGCTGCCTGCGACCGGTTCTGAATCCAACATGGGCGCGGTGATTTCTCGTAAAACCACTGGCGACAAACAGGCGTTCATGAATCCGCACGTGCAGCCGGTCTTCGCCATTCTGGATCCGGTTTATACCTACACTCTGCCACCGCGCCAGGTCGCAAACGGTGTGGTAGATGCCTTCATTCACACCGTTGAGCAGTACGTGACTTACCCGGTAAACGCCAAAATTCAGGACCGTTTCGCCGAAGGCATTCTGCTGACGCTGGTTGAAGAAGGCCCGAAAGCGCTGAAAGAGCCAGAAAACTACGATGTGCGTGCCAATGTGATGTGGGCGGCCACTCAGGCGCTGAACGGCCTGATTGGTGCGGGCGTACCGCAGGACTGGGCGACGCATATGCTGGGCCATGAACTGACCGCAATGCACGGTCTGGATCACGCCCAGACGCTGGCGGTTGTTCTGCCTGCTTTGTGGAATGAAAAACGCGACACCAAACGCGCCAAACTGCTGCAGTACGCAGAACGCGTCTGGAACATTACCGAAGGTTCTGAAGATGCCCGCATTGATGCCGCTATTGCCGCGACTCGCGAGTTCTTCGAAGCGATGGGTGTGCCAACGCGCCTGTCCGGTTACGGTCTGGACGGCAGCTCTATCCCTGCGCTGCTGAAAAAACTGGAAGAGCACGGCATGACGCAAATCGGTGAAAATCAGGACATTACTCTCGAGGTGAGCCGTCGTATTTACGAAGCGGCACGCTAA